Proteins from a single region of Thermotoga maritima MSB8:
- a CDS encoding Gfo/Idh/MocA family protein, with amino-acid sequence MLKICVIGSSGHFRYALEGLDEECSITGIAPGVPEEDLSKLEKAISEMNIKPKKYNNWWEMLEKEKPDILVINTVFSLNGKILLEALERKIHAFVEKPIATTFEDLEKIRSVYQKVRNEVFFTAMFGIRYRPHFLTAKKLVSEGAVGEIRLVNTQKSYKLGQRPDFYKKRETYGGTIPWVGIHAIDWIHWITGKKFLSVYATHSRLHNSGHGELETTALCHFTLENEVFASLSIDYLRPQGAPTHDDDRMRIVGTRGIVEVINERVFLTDEKGHREVPLVEKGQIFEDFLREIRGQGKCMVTPEDSILTTEIALKARLSADTGQIVLI; translated from the coding sequence TCCATTACCGGGATCGCACCAGGGGTACCAGAAGAAGATTTGTCAAAGCTGGAAAAAGCTATATCTGAAATGAACATAAAACCGAAGAAATACAACAACTGGTGGGAAATGTTAGAAAAAGAAAAACCCGATATTCTGGTTATAAATACCGTTTTTTCTCTGAACGGAAAGATCCTGCTAGAAGCTTTAGAGAGGAAAATCCACGCCTTCGTAGAGAAACCTATAGCTACCACCTTTGAAGATCTGGAAAAGATCAGGTCTGTCTATCAGAAGGTGAGGAACGAGGTTTTCTTCACAGCCATGTTTGGTATTAGATACCGGCCACATTTTCTCACCGCCAAAAAACTTGTCAGTGAAGGTGCTGTGGGTGAAATCAGACTTGTGAACACACAGAAGTCATACAAACTCGGACAAAGACCAGATTTTTACAAAAAGAGGGAAACATACGGAGGGACCATTCCCTGGGTTGGAATACACGCGATTGACTGGATCCACTGGATCACCGGAAAAAAATTTCTCTCCGTTTATGCTACTCACTCACGTCTTCACAATTCAGGCCATGGAGAACTCGAAACGACAGCACTCTGCCACTTCACATTGGAAAACGAGGTTTTCGCCTCTCTTTCCATAGATTATCTCAGACCCCAGGGTGCCCCTACCCACGACGACGACAGAATGAGAATAGTGGGAACCAGAGGAATCGTAGAGGTCATTAATGAAAGAGTGTTTCTCACTGACGAGAAAGGACACAGAGAAGTACCACTCGTTGAAAAAGGGCAGATTTTCGAAGATTTCTTGAGGGAAATTCGTGGTCAAGGAAAGTGTATGGTAACACCGGAAGACTCCATTCTCACCACCGAGATCGCATTAAAAGCAAGACTTTCAGCAGATACAGGGCAGATCGTTCTGATCTGA